DNA sequence from the Candidatus Krumholzibacteriia bacterium genome:
GCGGCGGGCTCGGGCAACAGCCAGTTCGGTTTTCCCTGGGGCGTCGCCGTGGACGGCACCGGCAACGTCTATGTGGCGGATCAGGCGAACCATCGCGTCCAGAAATTCAGCAGCACGGGAATGTATGTCACCCAGTGGGGCACCGCGGGCTCCGGCGACGGGCAGTTCGACTTTCCGGTTGGCATTGCGGTGGACGGCAGCGGGAACGTCTACGTGGCGGATAGTGGCAACAGTCGCATCCAGAAGTTCAGCAGCACAGGAACGTATATCACCCAGTGGGGCTCGCCGGGCTCGGGCGATGGGGAGTTCGGCTTTGCGCAGGGCGTTGCCGTAGATGCGAGCGACAACGTGTACGTGGCGGATTCCGCCAACGATCGCATCCAGAAGTTCACCAGCACGGGGACATTTGTGGCCAAGTGGGGCACCACCGGTTCCGCCAACGGTGAGTTCGTGTTTCCCACCGGGATTGCCGCGCGCGGCAGCAACGTCTACGTGACGGATTCCGACAACAATCGCGTGCAGACGTTCGATACGGCGGGCAATTATGTCACCCAGTGGGGTTCGATGGGCAGCGGCGACGGCCAGTTCAATCTGCCCGAAGGTATCGGCGTGGACGGAAGCGGCAATATCTACGTCGCGGACGCGGATAATCACCGCATCCAGAAGTTCAAGTAGCGCGTACGGGCGCCGGCATCATGGGCCGCGCGCCCGTACCCCAGCTCCTCACTCAGCCAGCGCGCGCGGGAACAGGATGTTGTTCTCCAGGTGGATGTGCTGGTGGAATGACGCTTCCAGCGCATCCAGCCCGTGCCATAGCGCGCGCCACGTGTTGCATGCCGCCTCCGGCGCCTGGTAGTCGTCGGTCAGTTCGCGCAGTTCGCGCAACGCATTGGCAACCACCAGGTGTTCGTCCTCCATCACGGCAATCGGCCCGCCCGCCATCGCGCCCGACCCCGCCTTGATCATCGGAAAGAGGATCTGCTCTTCCTTGACCATGTGCGAGTCGACTTCCGCCTTGAGCCCCACCAGCACGTTGACAATCCGCTTGAAGCGATCCGGGTCCTTCTCGCCGTGCACGTCCAGCACCTTGCGCGCCATCGTTTCCAGTCGCGGCATTTCCTCGCGCAGCGGGCGGTGATAGGCGTGGAGGATGTGGTCGATGACATCCCCCAGCGGGGCCTGGTCCCAGCGCTCCATGGTCTCGCCGGGCTGCTCCAGTTCCGCGTGCACCTCTTTCAACACCGCCGCGGCGTCCAACCCCTTCTCCTCGCACACCTCGCCGAGCGGGCGGCCACCGCCGCAGCAGAAATCGATTCCGTGGCGGGCAAAGACGCGGGTGGCCAGCGGGTGTTCCGCGGCCAGTGCGCCAACCTTGGTTTCGAGCGTGATGGACATGACTTACCTCCGTTTGGGTGGACGTTTGGTGGTGGATGGTTTCTTGGGTGTGGTCCCGGCCGGCGCCGCGAGCATGCGCGCCAGAGCCGCGAGCACGGGCTCGGGATCTTTGCGGCGGCTCCCTCTTTCGTTCTTGTGGATGCCCGGCATTCCCGCCAGCGCATGGATGGTCCCCATGACTATCACGCGCAGGTGCTCGGGCTCGATGTCGTTGCGGATGGTCCCTGCGGCCATACCCTCGCGGATTGCGTCCATGAGATAGCCCGCCGATTTCTGCACCAGTTCGCGCAGCCGTGCGACGGCCCCCGGCGGCAGCGAGAGACTCGCCTCTTCCGAGCGCAGGAGCCAGGCAATGCCGGGTTCGTTCTGGAACAGCGCCACGCGGTTGCGCCCCAGCTGCAGCAGCCGCTCCAGCGGCGGCAGCGAGGGGGCGGGAAAGGTGGCGTCGATTTTCTCCAGGGCGTGGCGCACGGCGCCATCGAGGATCTCGTCCCGCGAGGCAAAGTGTCGGAAGAGCGCCCCGGAGGTGACTCCCACCTCTTTGGCGAGCACGGTGGTGGTGAGCGAGGCGAGGCCCCTCTCCCCGATGATGCGGCACACCGCCCCCAGGATCTCCTCGCGGCGCTCGGCCGCGGGCTTGCGCACGCCGGCTTTCATGCGAATATAGTAAGTAACTTCTTACTTACCTGTCAAGCGGCTTCTCGCGGGCGCGTCGCCCCGGCCCGCTCTCACTCGCAGCATCCCCTGCCGCTATCGCGCGATCACCATCTTGCGCGTCACTGTGCTGCCGTTGGCCGTGACGCGGCAGAAGTAGACGCCGCTTGCGAGCGGCGTACCCGCGTCGTTGCGGCCCGCAAACGGAATCCGCTGCCAGCCCGCCGCGGCGTCCAGAACCTCCAGCGAACCCACGCGGCGTCCCGCCACGTCATAGATTTCAACCCGCACGTCTGACGGCGCCGGCAACCCCACCCGGAACTCCGTCTGCGCGCTGAACGGGTTGGGATAGTTCTGTAGCACGGTGAGTTGCGTGATGGCGGGCGTGTCCCCCACACCGGTGGCGCCCACCACGGTGGCCTCATTGGACGGTGCGCTCTGGTTGGCGTGCACGTCGTAGGCGGTGACCACGTAGTACAGCGTGGTCAACGGCGCACCCGTGTCGGTG
Encoded proteins:
- the ric gene encoding iron-sulfur cluster repair di-iron protein: MSITLETKVGALAAEHPLATRVFARHGIDFCCGGGRPLGEVCEEKGLDAAAVLKEVHAELEQPGETMERWDQAPLGDVIDHILHAYHRPLREEMPRLETMARKVLDVHGEKDPDRFKRIVNVLVGLKAEVDSHMVKEEQILFPMIKAGSGAMAGGPIAVMEDEHLVVANALRELRELTDDYQAPEAACNTWRALWHGLDALEASFHQHIHLENNILFPRALAE
- a CDS encoding TetR/AcrR family transcriptional regulator, with the protein product MRKPAAERREEILGAVCRIIGERGLASLTTTVLAKEVGVTSGALFRHFASRDEILDGAVRHALEKIDATFPAPSLPPLERLLQLGRNRVALFQNEPGIAWLLRSEEASLSLPPGAVARLRELVQKSAGYLMDAIREGMAAGTIRNDIEPEHLRVIVMGTIHALAGMPGIHKNERGSRRKDPEPVLAALARMLAAPAGTTPKKPSTTKRPPKRR
- a CDS encoding 6-bladed beta-propeller, whose product is MPVFKARLALCLSLFLATAVACGDDDPAALSNNPPPPGNTTPQFVLKWGSAGSAAGQFAGPGGVAVDGTGNVYVADLGNSRIQKFDGSGAYMTGWGAAGSGNSQFGFPWGVAVDGTGNVYVADQANHRVQKFSSTGMYVTQWGTAGSGDGQFDFPVGIAVDGSGNVYVADSGNSRIQKFSSTGTYITQWGSPGSGDGEFGFAQGVAVDASDNVYVADSANDRIQKFTSTGTFVAKWGTTGSANGEFVFPTGIAARGSNVYVTDSDNNRVQTFDTAGNYVTQWGSMGSGDGQFNLPEGIGVDGSGNIYVADADNHRIQKFK